A region from the uncultured Macellibacteroides sp. genome encodes:
- a CDS encoding NUDIX domain-containing protein, translating to MLYPHVSVDCVLLGVNEEKLCVLLVERANSLGESIDYKLPGSLIYENEDLDEAANRVLQETTGAKKVRLKQFRCFGSPSRTQNKEDVLWLENASKLKIGRIVTVAYLALCKISKKSNLSSKYKSAMWVPVNELPKLPFDHNEIIHEATKEIRLWIEVEPSIVFEYLPIKFTAFQLRRTYEIIYGKEFDIRNFHKKMSALEYVVPTDDMEEGVAHRAARYYRFDKVIYNKQRSKINKK from the coding sequence ATGTTATATCCTCATGTATCTGTTGATTGCGTTCTTCTTGGAGTCAATGAAGAAAAACTATGTGTTTTGCTAGTGGAAAGAGCGAATTCCCTTGGCGAAAGCATTGATTACAAATTGCCGGGAAGTTTAATTTATGAAAACGAAGATTTAGACGAAGCGGCTAATAGAGTATTGCAGGAAACTACCGGAGCCAAAAAAGTGAGATTAAAACAGTTCAGATGTTTTGGATCTCCGTCGAGAACGCAGAACAAAGAAGATGTACTTTGGTTGGAAAATGCTTCCAAATTGAAAATTGGACGTATCGTTACGGTTGCTTATCTGGCATTATGTAAAATCAGTAAGAAATCAAATCTTTCGTCCAAATATAAATCGGCCATGTGGGTTCCGGTTAACGAGCTTCCAAAGCTGCCGTTCGACCACAATGAGATTATTCACGAAGCGACTAAAGAAATCCGCTTATGGATAGAGGTTGAACCGTCCATTGTTTTCGAATATCTGCCGATCAAATTTACCGCTTTTCAGTTACGTCGCACGTATGAAATTATTTATGGTAAGGAATTTGATATCCGTAATTTTCATAAAAAAATGTCAGCATTGGAATATGTTGTTCCTACCGATGATATGGAAGAAGGAGTTGCGCACCGTGCCGCTCGTTATTATCGGTTCGATAAAGTGATTTATAATAAGCAACGTTCAAAAATTAATAAGAAATAG